GGCGCAGGGTTCCCCCACCCTGGGCGACGCCCTTGGCCGCTGCCCCAAGGTAAACGGGGAGTTCTTCGAGGCTTAGCTTGCGCACGCCCACCCCGTCCTGAAGAAAGAAGAGTTCGATCCCCGCGGCCGCCGTCAATTCTCGCAACCATTCTTGATAAGCCGCTGGATCCAGGAAGCCGTTGACGAAACCGGAAATCCCCACTGGGCGGCCGGGATCGATGCGCCGCAGCCCTTCCCGCAGTGCTCGCACATGGTCCACTATGAGGTTTCGGCGCGGCCCGTTCCAGTTCACGTCGTCGAGTTCCTGGGGAAGGTACCAGCCTCCGAAGGCGGGCGAATCCTTGAACCGGGCGTGCACTTCCGTGGCCAAACGCAGGTTGTCCTGCTCCAGGCGGCGCAGGTATACCTCCACGACTTCAGGGGAGCGCGTGATCTTCGACCACCAGTCCTCTTGGTGGGTCAAGCCAAGGCGCAGGGTCATGCCGCGCGCCTGCGCCAGTGACAGAAGGTTCTCCAGCAGGGGAACACAGTCGGCCCCGCAATCTCCTTGCCTGAAGAAACGTACCTTCCCGTTGGCGCTCCACTGGACCACCAGCTCTTTGACGCCCAGGGCGGAAAGGTCGTCGAACATACGCTCCCAGCGTTCCTGGGGCCACGCGCCGTGGCCGCTCAGAGGCTGGAAGAAGCTGGCCTCGAAGCGAGGTGGTGGCGTGGGAAGGCTCTGGGCCTGAGCCCCCCAGGAACAGAGGAGGATGGCCAGGGTCGCCGTGAGCGTGCGGAGTGTCATGGCAATGCTCTTTGCATCAGTAGTGCACGATGGTGGTCAGGTACGCGCCGTCGACGTTCTGTTCCGACGTCCTGTTGTAGAGCCGGCCGGCCTTGTACTGGGCCAGTATCTCCAGGTAGGAGCGCGGCGTTGTGTACCGGGTCTCGTTGAAAAGGTATTTGAACGAGATCCCAGCGCCCCCCTCCCAGAGTGAAAGCCGGTTGTCATCCGGTGTCCATATCCGGGCGTTGGCCACCAGATGGGGAGTGATCATGGCATTGCGCCCCACCTTGAAGGTCCACCCCTGGCGCACCTCGCCGTTGAAGAGGAAGCGGCTGGGGCTGTCCAGGTAGCGGTCAGCTTCCAGATAGAGGTAGCTGAAGTTCCAGTTGGAACGTTCTGGGTCCAGGTCGTACCCGTTGGTCCAGGAGCCCATGGCACGCAGGAGCCAGTTGTCCTCGGCATTCTTGCCGATCTTGATCAACCGCTCGGCACCTAAGAAGATATTCTGGCTTTTCAGTGGCTTGTAGCGAAAGCCCACGGCAGCCTGGGTCGAATCGGGGTCGAAGTTGAAGCTTTTGCGCTCAAGAGTCCAGTTGATGCGCCCAACCAGTTGCAGGATGCGGTCGTCGCGCATGCCGATCACGGGGGGCGTCCAGGCCATCTCCAGGCCGCTTGCCGAGGGCTGGTAGATGCCGCCCTGGCCCCCGGGAGTGTCGGAAGCTCCGGCGCGGCTGGTGTAGTAGGTCATGTAGCCGGTGAGGGAGAAGCTCGTGTCCAGCTTTGAGACTTCCTTGCGCAGGCGATGGACGGTCTCGCGCACGGCCTTGGCTTCCTCCTCGGTGCGGGCCGGGTAGAGGGGCTGGTTGTCGATGGCGGACTTGAAGCGCTCCATGGCCGTGCCGTTCTTGCACAGCACCATGTACGCGTAGCCGGCATCCTCCCAGAGACGAAGGCGTTCCGGTTCCAGAGCCAAGGCGCGGTCCCAGGCGGCAACCGCCTTTTGGCGCTTGCCCTGGGCCAGCAGGCAGTAGCCCATGTCCGCCAGATCCTGGGGATCCTCGCGGATGGCCAGGGCCTTGGAATAGTTTTCCACGGCCAGGTCGTTGCGCCCCATCGCCTGGTAGAACTTGGCCAGCTGCGAGAGGCTCTCCGGCGTGGGCTCGATGGCAAGCGATGCTTGCAAGGCTGCCTCGGCCTGTTCCGGCTCCTTGAGCTCCATGAGAGTTTTTGAGAGCTCGTCCAGGAAGAGCAGCTGGTCGCTACGGCTAAGCGATGCGGGGGGCTGGGCCTGGGCATCCTGGGCCAAGGCGCGGGGAGCAATGGCCAGCGGTGCTGCGATCCAGACCAGGGCCAGCAGGAACGCCCTAACAAAGGCCCGCCAGGCGGGGCGACGACCATTTTTCATCGGCCGAACCTCACCAGAAGTCCCTCTGGGGTGTTCTCCACTTTTTGATCGCCCGGTCTGCCCGCAAGGTCCAGCACCACACGCAGCTTGTCCGGGTGGAGGCCCGAGCGGACACCCTGGACGCGGCCGCCCGGACCGGACAACACTGCCTTGTCCTGCATGCGCCACTTGCCTGGAAGATCAAGAACTAGGCGGTTCGGGGATTCAAGGGCGAAGACGGCCGGCCGGACATCAGAACCGACGCCCTTGAAGAGCACCATGGTCCCCGAGGCGTCGTCCGCCACGAGCACCACGGACACTGCCCTGGAGGAGTCCGGCGCCTGGGATGGCTGATCCGGGGGAGCCGCGGCTGGTGGGCGGCGCCCGGTCTGGAGAGCGGGGGCAGGCTGCCCGTCAGGCGATGCCTGCGTGATTCCTGGTCCGGTGGGCGGTGCTGCCTGCGCCGAAGGCACGGGCGAGCCTGAGCCCATTTTCTTGGCTGAAGCAGGCCGGTTCAATCCGGCCTCAACAAAGGACACTTGTTCGGTCCGTACACCAGCCAAGTCCAAGCCGGGCATTGCCTGGGCCTGAACAAGCCGTAAAAGCCGCAAGGCCTCCTGTGGGTTGCCATTTAAGCGTTCCATGCGTGCCAGGCGGAGCATCACCGCCGGGTCCTCCCGAACAGCAAGACTCTGACGGTAGGCCTCGGCGGCCTGGTTGTTGTCGCCGGTCCGGGCATAGAGGTTCCCCAGGGCGAAATAGTATTCACGCTTTTCTTCTTCGGAAAGTCCAGCCTGTTTGGGAAACACTTCCCTCATGTTGTGGATGGCCAGGCCCGGCTTGTCGAGCGCCTCATAGGAGCGGGCCATGGCCAGCGAGACTCGTGGCCCGGGCTTCTCCCCCTTCACCATCTGGAACTGTTCCAGGGCCTGGGCGTAGCGTTTGGCTTGGAAAAGGGCCAAGCCCATGGCGAACCGCGCACGCCATGGCTCCATGCCTTCACGCATGGCCTGCTCGAAGAGTTCCACGGCCTTGGCAGGCTCTGCGCCGCGCTGGGCTATGGTGGCCAGGGACACCAAAACATCAAGGCGCATGGCCTTGGGCAATGCGCCCGTGGCCAGCGCCTGATTCAGTGTCTGCCCGGCCAGGGTCATGTCGCCCTGGCGCAGGGCCAGCATCCCGGATCGTGCCAAGCCTTGGGCGCGCACCGCCAGTGGCAGCCCCGGCAACCGGAGCAGGCGCTCCAGTATGGGGCGGGCTTCTTCATCGCGGCCCGCGTCGAGCAGCTCGCCTGCCGCTCTGGCAAGCAGCTCAGCCCGGCCCGTAGGCATCTTGTCGTAGGAGAGGACGAAAGAGTGCGCGGCCCGCTCGTGGCGGCCGGTCATGGCCTCTAGCGTGCCCAAACGCTCCAGCAAATCGGCTTCCTTCTGGGTGTCCCCGGCGGCCAGGGGCAGTGCCTGACGCAAAAGGTCGGCAGCCTTTCCTGTCTGCCCAGTGAGGGCCAGGAGCACTGCCAATGAGGACGTGGTCTCCAGGTCGGGCTTGGCGTCGCGGGCTGCCTGGGCGTAGCGGACCGCGCCCTGGATGTCGCCCAAGCGCTGGCTCAGGGCGGCCATACGGGAAAGCAGTGCCGCGTCGCCCGGCCGCCTGGACAGGGCCGTCCGCCACGCCTCCAGGGCCTCCCGGTGCTTCCCGGCCTTGTCGAGCAGAAAACCCATTTCCTCCGAAGCGGCTACCCGCGCCTCGTCCGTCAATTCTCCGGCCAGGGCGCGCTCCAGTATCCTGGCCGCCTCGCCGGGGTTGCCGGCCTTGTCCGTGAGCCCGGCCAGTCTGAGCAGACGCTGGGCCGTAGGGGAAGCCTCCAGGGCCTTGCGTTGGGCCAGGGCCGCCTCCTGAAAACGGCCCAGACGCTCCAGGCTGGAGGCGAGTCCTTCCAGGGCGGACACGGGTTTGTCCCCCCCTGCCGCCTGCGCGAAGATTTCCGTGGCGGCCGCATCGTCTCCGGCCAGGGAGAGGGCGTTGGCCTGTCGAATGAGCTGGCGTTCGCGTTCAGCCGGGCCCTTGGCCGAGGAGGCCAGTTCCGCAAAGATTTGCGCCGCCTCGCCCGGCCTGCCCGCCTGGATCAGGGCGTTGGCAAAGAGTTCACGAGCGGCGGGTGTGGTTTCAAGGGATTGTGCCTTACGCGCATATTCCACTGCCTGGCCGGGCTCCTTGCGTCGCATTGCGTTATCAGCCAAGGCGCGAAGAGTCGCGGGAGTATCCGGCAGTATCCGAAGGCTCTCCAGCAGACGCTCCCTGGCCCCGTCCAGATCGCCCATATCGGTGAGCCCTTGAGCCAGAACGGCCAGCGCGTCCGTCTTGTCTTTGGGCGTTTGGGCGCCGGCCAGGACTCGTTCCAGCAGAATCAACGCTTCAGGAGCACGGCCAAGCCCCAGGAGCGCCTGCGAACGCAACAGCATCGCCACGGGGGAGTCCGCCCCGCTCTTCATCGCGTCTAAGAGTTCCAGGGCCTGTGCATACCGCTTCTGGCGCAGCCGTATGGCGGCCAGCCCGGCCAAGGCCTGGCGTGCGGATTCCTGGTCCAGGGCCGGGTCTTGAAGCAAGAGTTCGTAATCCGCTGCCGCCGGGGTGTCGCGGTTCAGGCGGGAAAGAAGGTTGGCCCGCACGAGACGGAGCTTGGCCAAGCCCGGATGATCCTTGAGGATGGCGTCGGCACGGCCCAGGGCCTCGTCGATGCGGCCCTCGTCGGCCAAGAGGTTGACGAAGAGTTCCTGCACCTTGAAATCGGTGGGGACTATCTCCAGGTATTGAGCGAATTCGGCAACGGCATCGGTACGGCGCCCCTGGGAGAGCAGACGGTAGGCCTTGTCCAGGTGCGGGAATGAGCGCAGACGGGTGAGCTCTCGCGTGAACCAGTTACCCTCCAGCACCACCGAGTCCGGTAAAGTCTGGGCCTCGGCAACCGGCACATGGAGAACGAAGAACATGAACGCGGTGGCAAGCGCCAGGAGGGCCATGCGAAAGGCATGACGCCATCCTGTTCGGGCCTGCGGAGTAGGGGCACGGTGAGGGCCTCGCCTCACCATGGAATCCAAAACGTGCATCCGCCTCAGCTCCGCTCCTAGACCTGTTCGCACTTTTTAGCGAGAGCGTCCTTGATGGACGCGTTCTTCACACCCATGCCCTCCAGGATGTCACCCAGGAGGCGTACTTTGGCCGTCTGGATTCGTAACGCATGGTCCAGTTGGCTTTGCGTGATGTAGGAATTCTCTACGAGAAAATTGCCGAAACGGCCAGTGGGGCTTCCACTCTGGAAAAAGTCCGATATGGCTTGCTGGAGCCGCTTGAACGGCAAGAGCCCTTCCATGACAAGTATGTCTCCCAGACGCGAATAGCTCCCTCGTTGTTCTCTGAGGGCGCTGTCCAACTGTTCCGAGGTGATCACGCTTTCTTGCAGCAGGCGTTCCCCCAGGTGGCAGGACGCGGGGACATCCTCGACCTGCAGCCGTTCATACCCGCGTTGCAGGGCAAAGGCCATATTGCTCTTGGATGTGAGAACCATCTCCAGAGGACGCCCCAGGGCCTCTTCCAGGCGGCTGCGATCCGCGCTTCCCAGGGGGCTCAGCACGGCGACCCGCAACGCCCCGGCGGTATCCAGCCCTAGGGGGAAGATGTCGTTTCTCTGGGCTATTTCCTTGGGGATAAGGCCCAGCACATTCAGAGGAACGGCATAGGGGTCGATCTGGGAAGTGCTCAGGCGGAACTGCGTTCCCAGGGTCTGCACCAGGTCGTCCTCCTTTATGAGCCCCAGGGAGAGCAGCACATCGCCCAGGGCGCGGCCGGTCTTTTTCTGTTGTTCCAGGGCCTCATCCAACTGGTGGACCGTAATGTAACGTTTGTCCAGCAGCAGGTCGCCCAGGCGGCGGCGATAGGCACGCATTTCTTCTTCGGAGGGGTAAACGTGGGCCGTCTTGTCCCAGGCGATGATCTTGCCGGTGACCAGGTAGCGGGCATACATGCGCAGTGCGCGCATTGTGGCGCAGAAGTTGATCAAGTTCCCCCAGAAAAGGCGTGGAACAGACAGAAGCCCCTGCCACGGGCCGTAGATGCGCGTGGTGTACAGGCCACGCCACAACATGCGCCAGAGAAGGAAGAACATGTTGATGTACAGCATAATCCAGAGAGGCGAATCCGTGTCCACCAGGGGCGGATACCTGTATCCCTCCGGGTCGAGCGCCCTGTAGAGCCAGAACCCCCCGATGATGGGCACGAGCATGTTGCCCAGCATGTTCACCTGGTTGGTCAGGAGGGACTTTCGGTCGCGCGCGAGCATGTAGCGTGTCCAGAAGTTGCCTTGCCACCCGATGGATGCCCAGCCCTGGAGCGCGATGCCGATGACCCATCTGGATTTCTGCCGGATGGCCGTGCTCAAGGTGCCGGGGAAGAACTCCTGGATGACCACGTACTCGCGGCGAATCCCCTCCCGGGGGCGGCCGAATATCCCGCGTTTCTTGACCTTGCGCAGGATGGCGTGGCGTACGAAAATCTGCTTGAAGCCGTGTTTTCCAAGGCGCATGCCGAAATCGTAGTCCTCGGTGAGGGAATTGATGTTGAAGAGCTGGTTGTTGGATTCCGCGGCCAGAGTATCCAGCGCGCGCCGGCTGTAGGCGCTGCCCACCCCGGCCGAGGGTACGCTCTTGCTCAGCACTTCGCGAACGGTCATGTCCTTGCAGTGGTTCTCGGCGAACTCGTCCAGGTAATGCCCGCGCGTGAGGTTCCACCACACCCCAGGCAATGGAAACACGGGCAACTGCACCATGTCCTTGGCCGGAATCAGGTAGTTGAAGAGCTTGAGGTAGAGCGGATGGACGATGTCCTCGGAGTCGTTCATCACGAAGATTTCGAACGTGAGGTTGTTGTCCTTCTCGAAAACCTTGATGCCCTCGTAGACCCAGTTGAGGCAATCGGCCTTGTTGGTGGGGCCGTCCTTTGGGCAGACGATTCGCTGGACATTGTCGAAACTCTCGCGGGCGATCTCCACCTCGCGCTGGGTGGCCTGGTCGTTGGGATAGGTTCCCACAAAGATATAGTAGTTCGAGTAGTTTACGCTCCGAATGGTGTTGGTGAGCATCTTGCGGATCACTGCGGACTCGTCCCAGCATGGAATCATGACAGCTATCAGCTTTTCGGGCACGGACAGCAGCTTTTGCTCAGTCAGCGGCTCGAACTTGGGCAAAATGAACAATCTGCGGTACACTAAGCGCACCAGGTAGACGAAATCGAAGAAGAGTTCGTCTATGCCGCTCAGGAAGAAGACGATGCTCAGGGCGATGAGCACGAGCTTGAGCCCCAGCAGGGCGAACGGAGCAATCAGATCAAAATCCCACATCATCTTGTTACCAGGACAGCTTCAAATTGAACTGCTCGCTAGGCTCCAGAAGGGGATAGCTGCCGCCGGACCAGCGCAACACCGCCTGGACAATGCGCTCGGAGGCGCGGCCATCGCCGTAGGGGTTGCCTCGCCCGGTCATGGCCTCGCGGGCCTTGGGGTCCGAGAGGATTCGCGAGGCTTCTGTGACGATGCGCGCTCTGTCCACGCCCACCAGGATGGCCTGTCCGTTCAGGCTGGCTTCGGGACGTTCGGTGACCGTGCGCAGCACAAGCACCGGAGTGTCGAAGGTGGGGGCCTCCTCCTGGATCCCGCCGGAATCCGTGAGGATCAGCTCCGCACGCTGCATCAGATGGATGATTCCCGGGTAGTCAAGTGGCTCCACCAGATGCACGCCGGGACAATCACCCAACACGGTCTGCACCACTTGGCGCACATTTGGATTGAGGTGCATTGGGTAGACCAGGGCTACATCCGGGAAGGCGTGGGCCAGGTCGCGCAGGGCCAGGCAGATGCGCTCCAGACCTCCGTCGAAGGATTCGCGACGGTGGGAAGTGACCAACACCAGACGCTTGCCATCCAGGGGAAGCCCTTCCAAAGGCGTCCCGGCAGTGTTGTACGGGATGGCCGCGAGTTCCAGGAGAGCGTCCACCACGGTGTTGCCAGTCACCACGATGTTGCGCTCCGGATAGCCCTCACGCATCAGTTCGTCGCGTGCGCCTGAGGTTGGTGCGAAGTGCAGTTCAGCCAAAACACTGGTTATTTTGCGGTTGGCTTCCTCGGGATAGGGATTGGCCAGGTCGTGGCTGCGCAGCCCGGCCTCCACGTGCCCCACGGGTATCCTTTGATAGAAGGCGGCAAGTGTGGCCGCGAGCACCGTGGTGGTGTCGCCCTGCACAAGGAGCAGTTGGGGCTTGAACTCCTGGAGCGCGCAGGTCATGGCGGTGAGCGTCGCCGCGGTGAGGTCGGGCAGGGTCTGGTTGTCGCGCATGAGGCGCAGGTCCCTCTCTACCTCCAATCCGAAGGGGGCCAGGGCCTGGTCGAGCATCTGCC
This genomic interval from Desulfovibrio sp. contains the following:
- the wecB gene encoding UDP-N-acetylglucosamine 2-epimerase (non-hydrolyzing) is translated as MNKLRIAVALGTRPEVIKLAPVVKAMRARADAFDVSVISTGQHRQMLDQALAPFGLEVERDLRLMRDNQTLPDLTAATLTAMTCALQEFKPQLLLVQGDTTTVLAATLAAFYQRIPVGHVEAGLRSHDLANPYPEEANRKITSVLAELHFAPTSGARDELMREGYPERNIVVTGNTVVDALLELAAIPYNTAGTPLEGLPLDGKRLVLVTSHRRESFDGGLERICLALRDLAHAFPDVALVYPMHLNPNVRQVVQTVLGDCPGVHLVEPLDYPGIIHLMQRAELILTDSGGIQEEAPTFDTPVLVLRTVTERPEASLNGQAILVGVDRARIVTEASRILSDPKAREAMTGRGNPYGDGRASERIVQAVLRWSGGSYPLLEPSEQFNLKLSW
- the nrfB gene encoding phage adsorption protein NrfB translates to MWDFDLIAPFALLGLKLVLIALSIVFFLSGIDELFFDFVYLVRLVYRRLFILPKFEPLTEQKLLSVPEKLIAVMIPCWDESAVIRKMLTNTIRSVNYSNYYIFVGTYPNDQATQREVEIARESFDNVQRIVCPKDGPTNKADCLNWVYEGIKVFEKDNNLTFEIFVMNDSEDIVHPLYLKLFNYLIPAKDMVQLPVFPLPGVWWNLTRGHYLDEFAENHCKDMTVREVLSKSVPSAGVGSAYSRRALDTLAAESNNQLFNINSLTEDYDFGMRLGKHGFKQIFVRHAILRKVKKRGIFGRPREGIRREYVVIQEFFPGTLSTAIRQKSRWVIGIALQGWASIGWQGNFWTRYMLARDRKSLLTNQVNMLGNMLVPIIGGFWLYRALDPEGYRYPPLVDTDSPLWIMLYINMFFLLWRMLWRGLYTTRIYGPWQGLLSVPRLFWGNLINFCATMRALRMYARYLVTGKIIAWDKTAHVYPSEEEMRAYRRRLGDLLLDKRYITVHQLDEALEQQKKTGRALGDVLLSLGLIKEDDLVQTLGTQFRLSTSQIDPYAVPLNVLGLIPKEIAQRNDIFPLGLDTAGALRVAVLSPLGSADRSRLEEALGRPLEMVLTSKSNMAFALQRGYERLQVEDVPASCHLGERLLQESVITSEQLDSALREQRGSYSRLGDILVMEGLLPFKRLQQAISDFFQSGSPTGRFGNFLVENSYITQSQLDHALRIQTAKVRLLGDILEGMGVKNASIKDALAKKCEQV
- a CDS encoding tetratricopeptide repeat protein — its product is MKNGRRPAWRAFVRAFLLALVWIAAPLAIAPRALAQDAQAQPPASLSRSDQLLFLDELSKTLMELKEPEQAEAALQASLAIEPTPESLSQLAKFYQAMGRNDLAVENYSKALAIREDPQDLADMGYCLLAQGKRQKAVAAWDRALALEPERLRLWEDAGYAYMVLCKNGTAMERFKSAIDNQPLYPARTEEEAKAVRETVHRLRKEVSKLDTSFSLTGYMTYYTSRAGASDTPGGQGGIYQPSASGLEMAWTPPVIGMRDDRILQLVGRINWTLERKSFNFDPDSTQAAVGFRYKPLKSQNIFLGAERLIKIGKNAEDNWLLRAMGSWTNGYDLDPERSNWNFSYLYLEADRYLDSPSRFLFNGEVRQGWTFKVGRNAMITPHLVANARIWTPDDNRLSLWEGGAGISFKYLFNETRYTTPRSYLEILAQYKAGRLYNRTSEQNVDGAYLTTIVHY
- a CDS encoding DUF4434 domain-containing protein, with amino-acid sequence MTLRTLTATLAILLCSWGAQAQSLPTPPPRFEASFFQPLSGHGAWPQERWERMFDDLSALGVKELVVQWSANGKVRFFRQGDCGADCVPLLENLLSLAQARGMTLRLGLTHQEDWWSKITRSPEVVEVYLRRLEQDNLRLATEVHARFKDSPAFGGWYLPQELDDVNWNGPRRNLIVDHVRALREGLRRIDPGRPVGISGFVNGFLDPAAYQEWLRELTAAAGIELFFLQDGVGVRKLSLEELPVYLGAAAKGVAQGGGTLRPVVEIFTQTHGEPMDKEPFQAEPADFSRVARQLAVAGRYAQQGITAFSLPEYALPSVGPLQAAFYRDYRQYLTTGR
- a CDS encoding tetratricopeptide repeat protein is translated as MALLALATAFMFFVLHVPVAEAQTLPDSVVLEGNWFTRELTRLRSFPHLDKAYRLLSQGRRTDAVAEFAQYLEIVPTDFKVQELFVNLLADEGRIDEALGRADAILKDHPGLAKLRLVRANLLSRLNRDTPAAADYELLLQDPALDQESARQALAGLAAIRLRQKRYAQALELLDAMKSGADSPVAMLLRSQALLGLGRAPEALILLERVLAGAQTPKDKTDALAVLAQGLTDMGDLDGARERLLESLRILPDTPATLRALADNAMRRKEPGQAVEYARKAQSLETTPAARELFANALIQAGRPGEAAQIFAELASSAKGPAERERQLIRQANALSLAGDDAAATEIFAQAAGGDKPVSALEGLASSLERLGRFQEAALAQRKALEASPTAQRLLRLAGLTDKAGNPGEAARILERALAGELTDEARVAASEEMGFLLDKAGKHREALEAWRTALSRRPGDAALLSRMAALSQRLGDIQGAVRYAQAARDAKPDLETTSSLAVLLALTGQTGKAADLLRQALPLAAGDTQKEADLLERLGTLEAMTGRHERAAHSFVLSYDKMPTGRAELLARAAGELLDAGRDEEARPILERLLRLPGLPLAVRAQGLARSGMLALRQGDMTLAGQTLNQALATGALPKAMRLDVLVSLATIAQRGAEPAKAVELFEQAMREGMEPWRARFAMGLALFQAKRYAQALEQFQMVKGEKPGPRVSLAMARSYEALDKPGLAIHNMREVFPKQAGLSEEEKREYYFALGNLYARTGDNNQAAEAYRQSLAVREDPAVMLRLARMERLNGNPQEALRLLRLVQAQAMPGLDLAGVRTEQVSFVEAGLNRPASAKKMGSGSPVPSAQAAPPTGPGITQASPDGQPAPALQTGRRPPAAAPPDQPSQAPDSSRAVSVVLVADDASGTMVLFKGVGSDVRPAVFALESPNRLVLDLPGKWRMQDKAVLSGPGGRVQGVRSGLHPDKLRVVLDLAGRPGDQKVENTPEGLLVRFGR